The nucleotide window ACTTATCATTAAAAATGATACTATTCTTTATGAAGATTATTTTAATGGACATACAAGAGAGACTCCTCAAAAGTTGTTCTCCATTACAAAATCATTTATTTCTGCTCTAGTTGGAATTGCTATTGATGATGGTTATATAAAAAGTGTAGATGATTTCGTTTCTTTTTATATACCTGATATTAAACTAAGAAATAGTAGAATTAAACATCTCCTTCAGATGGAAGCAGGAATAAAGTTCAAGGAAGGTCATTTTCCATGGAGAGACGAAGCAAAAGTTTATTTGTATCCGAATGCAAGAGAATTGGCACTAACAGTTGTAGAAGATACGAATGATAGCTTTTTTCATTATAATGATTATCATTTGTTAATATTAGGGCTTATACTTGAAAGGACAACAGGTAAAAGTGTAACAGACTTTTTTTATGAGAAGATATGGAGTCAGTTAGGAATGGAATTTACGGGTTTTATGATATTAGATAGTGAAAAATATTCATTTGAAAAGATTGAGAGCGGGTTGGGAATGACCGCAATAGATCTAGCTAAGTTCGGCAGATTATACTTAAAAAATGGTGAATGGGAGGGGAAACGGATAATTAGCCAAGATTGGATTAAGGAATCAGTAAGTCCAAATAATGTGCCGTCTAATAGTGATCATTTTCGATATTATCAAAAACATCCTTGGGGAAAAATGTGGTTTAACCAAAATAAAGCTTATTATAAATATTTATGGTGGGGACATCTAAATAACAAAACGAATAATGACTATTTTGCATTAGGGGCATTGGGTCAAGTTTTATATGTTAGCCCAGAAAACAATACAATTGCAATTCGCCTTGGAAGAAAGTGGGGGGTTATGGACTGGTGGCCTACAATCTTAAATAAATTAATAAATTAGCTTAAGAATTGTATTTGAATGCAGTATTTAACAATCCAAGAGTGAAGGAAGAATTAGCCAAAAAATAGATAGGTTTGAGTATCTTTTACAAAAATTCGAGGGGAAACATGGGGTGGTATTTTTGAAAAAATTAATTCCGATTTTAGTAATATTAGGAGTTATTTTTATGTTGTTGCATTCAACGCCGAAAATAGCATTAAAGTTTCATATAATATTAATGGGTTATCCAAAAGAAGCTCTAATAACAGACATAAGTGATAATAAAATTGATAATAGATTCCATAAGAAAAAATTGGCTACGTTAAATGCAAAAACATACACCTTAACAAATCCACCATTTGAAAAAGATACTGAAACAGAGTTAGACACTTTCCTTGTACGGAAGTTTGGAATTTTATATTTTGCAGAATATTATTCACTTATATAAACATCCTTCTTAAACTAATTGGGTCCTTTTGTTAAGGAGGATGGTCGCTGCGGCGGTCATTTTTTCCTGTTGAGCTAACGGGGCAGTTTAATCTAATAAGGATTGCAGGAAAAGATATACAACAAATAGAAATACTAAAAATAACAAACGAAGTGAGGAGATAATACTACTTTGAACATTTTAACTCTGATTTTAAGTTATTTAATAGGCTCAATCTCATTTGCTTTAGTAATCGGTAAAATGTTTTATAAGAAAGATATTCGTGATTACGGTAGTGGTAATCTTGGTGCAACTAATGCTTATAGAGTTTTAGGCATAAAAGCAGGAGTAATTGTTGCAATTGCTGATATATTAAAAGGGACACTTGCTTGTTTACTTCCACTAATACTTAGTTCTACGGTTAACCCTATTGTATGTGGTTTATTAGCCATATTAGGACACATATTTTCTGTATTTGCTAGTTTTAAAGGTGGAAAAGCTGCTGCGACAGCAACTGGAGTTTTCTTATTTTTGACGCCTTTAGGTGTTTTAGTTGGTTTTGTTTTGTTTGTGTTAACTTTATTATTTACTAAGTATGTATCACTAAGTTCAATGTTGGCTAGTATAGGATTGTTCATTTACAGTCTAATATTTGAAGATAAAGTTATCATAGCACTTTCTCTACTAATAAATGTATCAATAATCATTCTTCATCGACATAATATAAAGAGAATTCTAAATGGGACAGAGAACAAAATAGTCCAAAGATATTGAGTATTACTTGTTAAGCTGAAGGTAGCTATTCTTCAAGAAGGAGAATAGCTTTTTCTTATTGAAGTAAAGTAAGCAGGTTAGTTGTAGAAGGAAAATTGATTATGAAGATAGAAACTAGTTTTGAATTAATCTTAAGAGGTGAATCTGTTTGTTAATAAAAAGGATGAAATAAAGCTGGTTATTGGTGCGCGGGAATATAATAATAATCCAGGTTGGGTACATGCACAGGATCAAGAATTAAATTTATTAGATGATTACGGCCACTGAAATGTACCACCTCTGCCATTGTTTTTACCAGGGAGTGCCAAGGAATTTACCACTAATCGGCAGGTTATTTACCACCATCTACTTTCTGTATAATTAGTGAGCATATCTTGCGATATGACACTATATATAGGAGGTTTTTTTATGATCCAATATCGTAAGATACTGGAATTACATGATGATGGAATCAGTATGAGGGGGATTGCCACTAGTACTGGAAACTCTCGACAGAAAGTAACAGAGGTCATCGAATTGGCTAAGAAGAAAGGATTGACTTGTCCGTTAGACGAGGAAATGAATGATAGATGGATTGAGGAATTTCTTTTTCCTGAGAAGTCATTTGAGGCTTCTGGTAGGCAGCTTATCGACTTTGAATACATTCATAAAGAGTTGGCCAAACCAAACGTTACCCTTTCTCTACTACACTATGAATATGAAGCAAAAAGCCGGGCGAATAATAAAATCCCATATTCATATAGAAGTTTTAGTCGCTTTTATAGCAATTATGCACAGAAATACAAAGCCACCCTTCGTATCCGCAGAAAGCCTGGAGAAATTTTAGAGGTGGATTGGGCTGGATCCACAGCCTTTATCATTGATAGGGATACGGGGGAAAAAGTGAAAGCGTATGTGTTTGTGGCGACATTGCCGTGCAGCCAACTTTCCTATGCGGAAGCGACTTTATCAATGGATTTACACTCCTGGATTGGAGCGCATATTCGTGCATATGAATATTTTGGTGGTGCCACCCAAATAGTTGTGTCGGATAATCTGTAATGTAAATCTTTACATTATAAATTTAATGAAAAGAAATGATTAATGTAAAGCCGGTAGTTAAAGATAGATAGAATCATGCTAATCTCTAACCCCAACTTTACATTATATATTTTAGAAAAGCGTCTCAAGAAAGGACATCAGATCTGCTTTTTCTTCGGTAGAAAAATAATCTGCACCGTCCGGTGCTATCTTTTGCGAGGCCTTTTCAATTGCTTCCCGCATGACTTCCGGGTTAGACGTTAGATATACCTGGGTTGTTGTCACGGATGCATGTCCAAGGAAATCTCTAATATTATAGATACTTACTCCATTATTAACAAGATGGGTTGCCTTGCTATGTCTTAGGAGATGTGGTGAGAGATTTTCCTGAAAAGGTTCATCATTCATCTCTTTGGCAAGTTTCTGGTACTTGTTCAAAATATGGGAGATACCTGCCCGTGTTAATCGTTCTCCCCTGCTATTACAGAACAATGGTTTTTCAGGCTGACGTTCATATATGCTTATATATTTTTTGATAATTTTGCCTGTTTCCTGCATTATAGGTATTTCACGATATTTGTCGCCCTTGCCTTTTACGAAAAGTTTACATATATCACCCAAGGTAATATCGGATGTGTTCAGGCTAATAAGCTCCTGAACTCTGCACCCCGAATCATAAAGCAATGAGAGCATAGCCATATGTCTAATTCCCGATCGTGCGTTACCATCTGGAATGCCCAGGAGCTGTTTTGTTTCTGATTCTGTCAAATAGGCAGGGGGTTTCTTTGCTGTTTTTTTAAATGGGATTTGGATAATCTGGCTACAATGTTCTGCCCATTCTGGGGTAGTTGCCAATACATAACCCCAAAATGATTTTAAATGTGCAAGGCGTACATTCCGCGTGGATATAGCATTTTTTCTTCTGCTTTCCAGCCAATCAAGAAATTCCATAACGCACTTTTTGTCAACATTTTCTATGGAAAGCTTCGAGACAGACAATTTGTTCTCCTCAAGAAAAGTGAACAGAAGTTTAAAGGTGTCCCTATAGGAAGCCACCGTATTTCTGCCATATCCCCTTTGTGCTATTAGATAGGATAAAAAATAGGCTTGTACATAGTGGGATAGTGGTTTAGTTTTCATCACACACCTCCGGAATTAGGCTGCTTAGATTGGATTCTTTCTTGATAAAGTCGCTGTATCCATGTTCTGTTAAATGAATATAACGCTCAGTATCGGACAAATTCACATGTCCTACATAGGCCGCGAGAATCGGGATCGCCGTATAAAGATTCATGCCAGACTCTAACATTCGGTTTAGACTAGCCGTACAAAACGAATGCCGTACATCATGGATTCTTGGTAGTCTTCCCTGGGGAGTACGAACTCCTGCCGCTGAATATATCTTTCGGAACATATATTTCATGGCATCATAGGAATAACCCGTTCCAGTATAAGGTGAAATAAACAAATGCCGCTGCGATTCATGGCGGTGCTGTATTTTGGAAAGATACCTGCCAACTGTTGCTGAAAGGCTTTCTGACATGGGCACATATCTGGATACATTATTTTTTGATTTATACACAATAAGTAGTTGGTCAACCATGTCTACATCCTTTATTCTAAGCGAAAGGACTTCCCCGATACGCATCCCAGTTCCAATCAAAATACGGGTGATGACAGGATAAATTTGACAATGGGTATTTGATCTTCTCCCTTGTGAAAGTTGATCAGCTGCCACGGTAATGGACTCCAGTTCAGCTTCTGAAAAAATATATGGACGGAATGGCAGGTATACTTTCTTCATATATTTACGTGGTATTTCATAGGAAACAATCTCCAAACTTCGAAGAAAAGCTGAGAACTGACGGAAATCTGAAACGCGAAGTCCCCTGGATGACGGACTTTCCTTTTCTCTTTCACGTAGAATGAACTCTGCCACTTCATGACTGATTTCCAGACTATCACAAGAAAGGGTAAGCTCTTGGTTTAGTGATTTCAATCTAATCAGTGTGGAATGTGTCACTTTTTCACCTTTACCACGTTTAAACATTATATATTTTTTGAAATAATCCTTGAAAATTCCTTCTTGGAAAGCTTGAAATTCCTTATCATTCAGCATACGTCATCACCTCCATAGAGGCTTTTCTTAACTGAGAAATATCGGACCAGATGTACCTAGTGGTTGTCTGGGGAGATGTATGTCCAAGGATTGTGGCAATTTCGCTGATCTGAACACCGTCCAACATCATACCAGTTGCCAAGCTGTGTCTCATGGAGTGAAGTCCAGCATGTTTCCGATCCGTATTGATCCCGGCTTTCTTAAAGAAGGCGCGGACTTTTTGCGAAAAGTGGTTATCATCTGCATATGGCACATGGGGTGGTTTTTGTCTAATAAAAATATAATCATCTATAGTTTGGGGTCTGGAGTTTTTTATATAATCCAGCAGCGCCAAGCATACTTCCTGTATTAAAGGAAGTTCCAAATATCTTTTGGTCTTTTGTTGGCTAAGTTTAATGCACTGCTTTTTCCAGTCGACGTTCGATAGTTGGAGGGTCCTGATATCAGAAGAACGGAGCCCATACACACTAGCAAGAAGCATCATTAGATACAACATTTTCCCCTGCCCAGAGGCTCTGTCGACGGAATCCAGTACCTTTCGTATTTCCTCGGCAGAATAAGCAGATTCTAGTCGCTCATGTTTGTTCGTGTGAAGGTTTTCCAAAAAGGAATCAAATCTAAATTTCAAATTACTACTGATCATTGGGCAGGAAAAATAACTTTTGATGGTATAAAGAATATTCGTTTTTCCTGTAGAAGAATAGTGCCCATCAAGGGTTCCGATAAAATTAACAAACGTTTGGGGATCCAAACTGTCAATCGAAGAACAGCCATTTTCGAAAATAAAAATAAAAAATGGTTTTAATCTTCCGATACGGGTTCTTATTGTACTGCGACTACATTCCTTTGAAACTAGCCACTCTTCATAAAGCTGGATATCTTTCTGGAAGGTTTCTGGTATTGAAGTGGAATGATAGATATACCTTCTTGCCAAATCACATCCATTCAACGTATCTCTGATAAATAGTACTGCTCGCGCCTTACGTTTTTTACATTCGGTTGAGGGGCGTATGTATGGACTTACCCCTGTTACCTGTTCATAATATTTCGGTACATTGTCCACTGGCATGTAAGATGATTCCTGTTTACAAAATAGAAGGAATTCATCAATGACGCCGCAATAAATATAAGCCAGTTTGGAATTATTTAGATCAGTTGTTACCTTTTCCTTCAATTGGTCCATCTTCAACCGCAGTTCTTCAAATGAAATAAAATCAGCCATTTCCATAGTCTCCTCTCATTAATGGGCTGATCCTATTATAGTCAATTAATGTAAAGTTGAATTTGGATCCAACCTTTCATCATCAACATTTCTCTTTACTACTTTACATTAATCATTTTTTTACATTAAATCTGAAAACTGGCGTGACGAAACATACTTCAAGGGAACTTGTATTGAATCCAACCTACAAGGAAATGGCCAATCATTACAATACAATCATCATGCCGGCACGCGTACGAAGTCCTAAAGATAAACCAAGTGTCGAGGGCTCTGTCGGGAATATTTCGACATGGATCATAGCTGCATTAAGGAATACCCACTGTTTTAGTATTGAAGAGTTGAATGAGGAAGTTAGAAAGAAATTAGATGAATTCAATCATCGTCCTTTTACCCGAAAAGAAGGAAGCCGATATTCAGCATTTGAAGAAGAGGAGAAATTTGCGCTTTCCCCCTTCCGGACATGCCCTATAAGATTTCAGAGTGGAGAACGGCAAAAGTGCGGCCGGATTACCACATTTCCGTTGAAAGCATGTTTTATTCAGTTCCATATGAATACATCAATCGGCAAGTTGATGTGAAGCTTTCAGATGATATGGTAGCCGTCTACTTCAATCATATGTGGTTAACTTCACATAAAAGATTATATGGGAGATTCGGGCAGATATCAACTGTCCGGGAACATATGCCAGACAATCATAAATTATTTGTGGACCAAACTCCTGAAGTGGCAATTGAATGGGCAGAAAGCATTGGAACTTCAACATTGAGTGTTGTGAAATCCATTTTAAATACCTATCAATCTGAAAAACAAGCATTACAATCGATCTTTTCTTTGAAGAAAATGGAGCATCGTTATACCAAATACGAAATAGAAATTGCATGTAAAATGGTGCTCACCATGACAAGAAGACCGACGGTCAAAAGCATTCAAACGATTCTGAAAAGCAACAAGAAAAAGGATGCAGAACAAGAATTGAAGCAAAACACAGAAATAACCGACACCAACTATGGCTTCACCCGCGGGGCTTCTTATTATGGAGGAAAAGAAAAATGATGAATGATCAAATGTTAACCAAACTGCAGGAAATGAAATTAACTGGGATGGCCGAAGCTTACAAGGAACAGTCCCTGAATAAAGAATATAAGTCCATGAGTTTCGAAGATCGATTCTCACTGCTAGTTGATTTGGAGTATTCACGTCGCAAAAGTAATAACTTAAATCGATTAATTAAAAATGCCACATTTTCGGACTCAAAAGCATGTATTGAAGATATTGAGTATTTTGAAGATCGCAAATTGAAGAAGGAACTTATTTTGAAATTAGCCAGTGGCCTTTATATCCAAGATCATCATAACATCATATTGAAGGGTCCTACGGGTTCGGGTAAAACCTATATGGCTTGTGCATTTGGTATATCCGCATGTCGTCAATTCTATAATGTAAAGTACATTCGTTTACCTGAATTACTGGATGAATTGTCCTTGGCAAAATTGGCCGCCGACGGCAGCTACCGAAAGTTGATCAAGAAATATTCAAAAACAGATGTACTCATTCTTGATGAATGGCTACTTACGGAACTATCAAAGGACGAAGCAAACATCCTGTTGGAGATTACTGAAGCTCGACACAAATCCTCCTCCACCATTTACTGTTCTCAAATTGATCCTAGTGGATGGCACTTGAAATTGGGAAATGGAACAATTGCAGAAGCCATTCTAGACCGCATTATCCATGATTCCTATCAATTCTTATTGGATGGTGAAATCTCCATGAGGGAACGTCATGGATTAGGAATGGAAGTCTAAGAATGGCTATTTTGACACGGAGAAAACTAATTAAAATGGAAGAATACTATTATTGGGTCGGCTATAAAGAGTGGTATCCGTTCCCAAGTGAATTAAAGAAAAAGCTTCTAAATGTATATGGTGAAGAGCCATTTCCATATGAATGGACTGAGCAGGATATCCATGAAGGGACAAGGAAAATCATCCTAGAATTCTTCAAGGCTTAATATTATATTCAAACAATTAAAATAGCTCCTCTAGATTCACATTATAATCAGAGGAGCTTTTTATTGGTAAAGGGTTTGGCGAAGCCTGGTAAATTCCTTGTCAGAGAGTGGTACAAAAGATGGCAGAGGTGGTAAATTCCTATGGCCGTAATCAATTAGACGAAAATCGTGGCAAAGCAGGTTCGATAAAAGTTCAATAACAGCTATTCTTCCTGAACACGTATGGGAACATCTTACCTAAGACATTGGAGAATATGTACCGTCCTTTTGGGTTGAAAAGTTTGAGGAATTCACAAAAAACTTGTACCTAGATTAACTATGTATTATTATTAATATGCACAAAGAAATTCTATGTATATAAGTCAATGACTCTGTTTCTCGCAAAAATTCGAGTTATTCGTACCAGGCTTGTGTCATGTTAATTTAATGGTTACTTAATTGGAGGGATTACGTTGTTGTTCTCGTTAGTGTTAGTGATACTACTGTTTGTGTCTGTTCCTACATATGCCTTTATTCGAATGGTACAAAGTTTTCTATCAAAAAAGAGGCGTCAAGTGAACAGAAGTGGCTCAGTTAGAACCAAGTTCATTGATGCTTTTTACTCTATGGCCATTATTTGTTTATTGATGATTGGATTTTTTATCAATCATATTGGCTTGGAGGGGGGCGAGCAGATGTGGATTTTCTCCATGAACAGGGTCAAAGCAAATGGATATGCCTCACTCGCAAATGAGCATGTCTTGTCAGTGATTTTTTTATTAATCCTTGGTATGTTTAGCTTTTGGTTGATAGCTTCTCAAGTGGCGCTTTCCCCAATCCTATTTTGTGTAGGCAGCACGGTAATGATATTAAATATCCTATTTGCAGTTATCTATTTAACGCATACAGCTTTCACCCATGATGGAGAGGAATTTTCTGTCCCGCTGTTGCAGG belongs to Neobacillus sp. OS1-2 and includes:
- the istB gene encoding IS21-like element helper ATPase IstB, which encodes MMNDQMLTKLQEMKLTGMAEAYKEQSLNKEYKSMSFEDRFSLLVDLEYSRRKSNNLNRLIKNATFSDSKACIEDIEYFEDRKLKKELILKLASGLYIQDHHNIILKGPTGSGKTYMACAFGISACRQFYNVKYIRLPELLDELSLAKLAADGSYRKLIKKYSKTDVLILDEWLLTELSKDEANILLEITEARHKSSSTIYCSQIDPSGWHLKLGNGTIAEAILDRIIHDSYQFLLDGEISMRERHGLGMEV
- a CDS encoding DDE-type integrase/transposase/recombinase, yielding MIQYRKILELHDDGISMRGIATSTGNSRQKVTEVIELAKKKGLTCPLDEEMNDRWIEEFLFPEKSFEASGRQLIDFEYIHKELAKPNVTLSLLHYEYEAKSRANNKIPYSYRSFSRFYSNYAQKYKATLRIRRKPGEILEVDWAGSTAFIIDRDTGEKVKAYVFVATLPCSQLSYAEATLSMDLHSWIGAHIRAYEYFGGATQIVVSDNL
- a CDS encoding tyrosine-type recombinase/integrase, with translation MLNDKEFQAFQEGIFKDYFKKYIMFKRGKGEKVTHSTLIRLKSLNQELTLSCDSLEISHEVAEFILREREKESPSSRGLRVSDFRQFSAFLRSLEIVSYEIPRKYMKKVYLPFRPYIFSEAELESITVAADQLSQGRRSNTHCQIYPVITRILIGTGMRIGEVLSLRIKDVDMVDQLLIVYKSKNNVSRYVPMSESLSATVGRYLSKIQHRHESQRHLFISPYTGTGYSYDAMKYMFRKIYSAAGVRTPQGRLPRIHDVRHSFCTASLNRMLESGMNLYTAIPILAAYVGHVNLSDTERYIHLTEHGYSDFIKKESNLSSLIPEVCDEN
- a CDS encoding tyrosine-type recombinase/integrase; amino-acid sequence: MKTKPLSHYVQAYFLSYLIAQRGYGRNTVASYRDTFKLLFTFLEENKLSVSKLSIENVDKKCVMEFLDWLESRRKNAISTRNVRLAHLKSFWGYVLATTPEWAEHCSQIIQIPFKKTAKKPPAYLTESETKQLLGIPDGNARSGIRHMAMLSLLYDSGCRVQELISLNTSDITLGDICKLFVKGKGDKYREIPIMQETGKIIKKYISIYERQPEKPLFCNSRGERLTRAGISHILNKYQKLAKEMNDEPFQENLSPHLLRHSKATHLVNNGVSIYNIRDFLGHASVTTTQVYLTSNPEVMREAIEKASQKIAPDGADYFSTEEKADLMSFLETLF
- a CDS encoding tyrosine-type recombinase/integrase — translated: MADFISFEELRLKMDQLKEKVTTDLNNSKLAYIYCGVIDEFLLFCKQESSYMPVDNVPKYYEQVTGVSPYIRPSTECKKRKARAVLFIRDTLNGCDLARRYIYHSTSIPETFQKDIQLYEEWLVSKECSRSTIRTRIGRLKPFFIFIFENGCSSIDSLDPQTFVNFIGTLDGHYSSTGKTNILYTIKSYFSCPMISSNLKFRFDSFLENLHTNKHERLESAYSAEEIRKVLDSVDRASGQGKMLYLMMLLASVYGLRSSDIRTLQLSNVDWKKQCIKLSQQKTKRYLELPLIQEVCLALLDYIKNSRPQTIDDYIFIRQKPPHVPYADDNHFSQKVRAFFKKAGINTDRKHAGLHSMRHSLATGMMLDGVQISEIATILGHTSPQTTTRYIWSDISQLRKASMEVMTYAE
- the plsY gene encoding glycerol-3-phosphate 1-O-acyltransferase PlsY: MNILTLILSYLIGSISFALVIGKMFYKKDIRDYGSGNLGATNAYRVLGIKAGVIVAIADILKGTLACLLPLILSSTVNPIVCGLLAILGHIFSVFASFKGGKAAATATGVFLFLTPLGVLVGFVLFVLTLLFTKYVSLSSMLASIGLFIYSLIFEDKVIIALSLLINVSIIILHRHNIKRILNGTENKIVQRY
- a CDS encoding serine hydrolase; translated protein: MDNNKYLLDQKNYIHTYLSYMLGNKFKVAYNDYQFFSTKKLTVDNNPYFFKESPNKLEFSTLEYLHKGKKRIADFKQFMENTGTTALLIIKNDTILYEDYFNGHTRETPQKLFSITKSFISALVGIAIDDGYIKSVDDFVSFYIPDIKLRNSRIKHLLQMEAGIKFKEGHFPWRDEAKVYLYPNARELALTVVEDTNDSFFHYNDYHLLILGLILERTTGKSVTDFFYEKIWSQLGMEFTGFMILDSEKYSFEKIESGLGMTAIDLAKFGRLYLKNGEWEGKRIISQDWIKESVSPNNVPSNSDHFRYYQKHPWGKMWFNQNKAYYKYLWWGHLNNKTNNDYFALGALGQVLYVSPENNTIAIRLGRKWGVMDWWPTILNKLIN